In the genome of Mycoplasmopsis pulmonis, one region contains:
- a CDS encoding pseudouridine synthase: MKIQKRIAHLGYCSRRQAEALILQNKVKVNSSFATIGQIVSDQDIIEINGKILVEKENEKEYYLLHKPPKTISSTKDEKNRQVVTDLVKSKSRVYPVGRLDYNTTGVLILTNDGDLTQKLLHPKYQIKRLYHCKLDIPLEEKELIYLNEEKIYIDKKLSIHKVLQVEKKSYLVELHQGSYHHVKKIFEKVNRKVVKLKRLAFGPITIDNLPEGYFRKLTFKEIKTLKALTRD, from the coding sequence ATGAAAATCCAAAAAAGAATTGCACATCTTGGTTATTGTTCAAGAAGACAAGCTGAGGCTTTGATTTTACAAAACAAAGTAAAAGTTAATTCATCTTTTGCAACAATAGGTCAAATAGTTAGTGATCAAGATATCATTGAAATTAATGGAAAAATTCTTGTTGAAAAAGAAAATGAAAAAGAATATTATTTGCTTCATAAACCACCTAAAACTATTTCATCAACTAAGGATGAAAAAAACCGTCAAGTTGTAACTGATTTAGTTAAATCAAAATCTCGAGTTTATCCAGTCGGAAGACTTGACTATAACACAACTGGTGTTTTGATCCTTACAAATGATGGAGATCTTACTCAAAAACTTCTTCATCCAAAATATCAAATCAAAAGGTTATATCATTGTAAATTGGATATACCCTTAGAAGAAAAAGAACTAATTTATCTAAATGAAGAAAAAATATATATTGATAAAAAATTATCAATTCACAAAGTTTTACAAGTTGAAAAAAAATCTTATTTAGTTGAACTTCATCAAGGCTCTTATCACCATGTTAAAAAAATTTTCGAAAAGGTAAATAGAAAAGTTGTTAAGTTAAAAAGACTTGCTTTTGGACCTATAACAATTGATAACTTACCAGAGGGATATTTTAGAAAATTAACCTTTAAAGAAATCAAAACTCTAAAAGCTCTAACAAGAGATTAG
- a CDS encoding Na/Pi cotransporter family protein, with amino-acid sequence MFFWKIDLTNSLNTTIGLGYWEGILLVFVGISVFLMSIKMMSTSIRNVGSEKFKKILLSFSKRPIIGIFAGFAFTSMIQSSDGAVALIMGLLAAKFIDLKGAIAFVIGANVGTATTSIIVALEQYFKISNYLLMLCVIGGFIFLFFKKEKWTKIGFLIFSIGMIFLGLKILGSAVKVLVQSPVFSDFIKKFGQDSASSNWISFFFSIALTALFQSSSATIAIYQAIISQGENILSLSSGIALVLGANIGTTITAIIIAFVSGDKNSKRIAISWLFSNFSIALIAMSLVGVAFAPFVRLIVPGENEIAAWQLSIAHLLFNIFLAVVFFFFIKQLVWLCFVLIKKSEDEKTEGMLLPKTLVNVSVEFALLSAKKSTMILTKSVISLIEKFKQYINQKGPKSISIERDLEVIREYKKELYKYSVLVSKTNLNEKESKINLKLILAHRSLEKISQLLREVLEDYNKTKSQFKKINEEFYKKWKEQIIKILDINIQILNDGILQLENPEISKLSENRKIVRKTDSMINKYSHNFHADLQQLDLDKKDYILDIEILNILKNLERISHHGLRLLEV; translated from the coding sequence ATTTGACTAATTCACTAAACACAACAATTGGACTGGGATATTGAGAAGGAATTTTACTAGTATTTGTTGGAATAAGTGTTTTTTTAATGTCAATTAAAATGATGTCAACTAGCATTAGAAATGTTGGAAGTGAAAAATTTAAAAAAATCTTACTTTCTTTTTCCAAAAGACCAATAATTGGAATTTTTGCAGGATTTGCCTTTACTAGTATGATTCAATCCTCAGATGGAGCTGTGGCTTTGATTATGGGGCTTTTGGCAGCTAAATTTATTGATTTAAAAGGGGCAATAGCTTTTGTAATAGGAGCCAATGTAGGAACTGCTACAACTTCAATTATTGTTGCTTTAGAACAATATTTTAAAATATCAAATTATTTATTAATGCTTTGTGTTATTGGTGGATTTATTTTCTTATTTTTCAAGAAAGAAAAATGAACTAAAATTGGATTTTTAATTTTTTCAATTGGAATGATATTTTTAGGACTAAAAATACTTGGCTCAGCTGTTAAAGTTTTAGTTCAATCACCTGTTTTCAGTGACTTTATCAAAAAATTTGGTCAAGATAGTGCTAGTTCAAATTGAATTTCATTTTTCTTCTCAATTGCCCTTACTGCCCTTTTTCAATCTTCATCTGCTACCATAGCAATTTATCAAGCCATAATTTCTCAAGGCGAAAACATTCTTAGCTTAAGTTCAGGAATAGCTCTTGTTTTAGGAGCTAACATTGGAACTACTATAACTGCAATAATTATTGCATTTGTTTCAGGGGATAAAAATTCAAAAAGAATTGCAATATCATGGCTTTTTAGTAACTTTTCAATTGCTCTTATAGCAATGTCACTTGTAGGAGTTGCCTTTGCTCCTTTTGTTAGATTAATTGTGCCAGGAGAAAATGAAATAGCTGCTTGACAATTATCAATAGCACATTTATTATTCAATATTTTTCTAGCTGTTGTTTTCTTCTTCTTTATCAAACAACTTGTATGACTTTGTTTTGTATTGATCAAAAAAAGTGAAGATGAAAAAACAGAGGGTATGTTACTTCCAAAAACTCTTGTTAATGTATCGGTTGAGTTTGCACTTTTATCTGCAAAAAAATCAACAATGATTCTAACTAAAAGTGTTATTTCTTTGATCGAAAAATTTAAACAATATATTAATCAAAAAGGTCCTAAATCAATTTCCATTGAAAGAGATTTAGAAGTTATTAGAGAATATAAAAAAGAGCTTTATAAATATTCTGTTTTAGTTTCTAAAACGAATTTAAATGAAAAAGAATCAAAGATTAATTTAAAACTAATTTTAGCTCATAGATCACTTGAAAAAATATCTCAACTTTTAAGAGAAGTCTTAGAAGATTACAACAAAACAAAATCACAATTTAAAAAAATTAATGAAGAGTTTTATAAAAAGTGAAAAGAACAAATTATTAAGATTTTAGACATTAACATCCAAATCTTAAATGATGGTATTTTACAATTAGAAAATCCTGAAATTTCTAAGCTCTCAGAAAATAGAAAAATTGTTAGAAAAACTGATTCAATGATCAACAAATATTCTCATAATTTTCATGCAGATCTTCAACAACTTGACTTAGATAAAAAAGATTATATTTTAGATATTGAAATTTTAAATATTCTAAAAAATTTAGAAAGAATTTCCCATCACGGTTTAAGACTTTTAGAGGTTTAA
- the glyA gene encoding serine hydroxymethyltransferase: MYKKITLNDKEVEQAINNELKRQQEHVELIASENFVSEDTLKAVGSILTNKYGEGYPSKRYYGGCENVDVVENLAIERAKKLFNVKYVNVQPYSGSVANASAIASLANNGDTILGLSLKSGGHLTHGYKISFSGFFYNSHTYEVDENGFLNYDDILKIAKEVKPKVIICGYSAYPRIVDFKKFREIADEVGAYLLADISHIAGLIVTNNHPSPSEYADVIMTTTHKTMRSARGAIIMTNNEELAKKIDRWVFPGYQGGPLFHAIAGKATGFYEALQPSFKTYQDQVVKNAKVFADEFIKLGAKVISGGTDNHLLIVNVFDSYGITGKKAENILGKINITVNKNTIPFDTNSPMVTSGIRLGTPAMTTRGFKENEFILIARIMVKALKNPDDLSLHQELKNEVLEITKKFSLPW; this comes from the coding sequence ATGTATAAAAAAATTACTTTAAATGACAAGGAAGTTGAACAAGCAATTAACAATGAATTAAAAAGACAGCAAGAACATGTTGAATTAATTGCAAGTGAAAATTTTGTCTCTGAAGATACACTAAAAGCAGTAGGATCTATTTTAACAAACAAATATGGTGAAGGTTATCCTTCAAAGCGTTATTATGGAGGATGTGAAAACGTTGATGTAGTAGAAAATTTAGCAATTGAAAGAGCAAAAAAACTTTTCAATGTTAAATACGTTAATGTTCAACCTTACTCAGGTTCTGTAGCTAATGCCTCTGCTATTGCTTCACTTGCGAATAATGGAGATACTATCCTAGGACTTTCACTAAAATCAGGAGGACATTTAACTCATGGTTACAAAATAAGCTTTAGTGGTTTTTTCTATAATTCTCATACTTATGAAGTTGATGAAAATGGTTTTCTAAATTATGATGATATTTTAAAGATAGCAAAAGAAGTAAAACCAAAAGTTATTATTTGTGGTTACTCTGCATATCCTAGAATAGTTGATTTTAAAAAATTTAGAGAAATAGCTGATGAAGTTGGAGCTTATCTTTTAGCTGATATTTCCCACATTGCTGGATTAATAGTTACAAATAACCACCCTTCTCCAAGTGAATATGCAGATGTCATTATGACAACAACACATAAAACAATGCGCTCTGCAAGAGGGGCAATCATTATGACCAATAATGAAGAGCTTGCTAAAAAAATTGATAGATGAGTTTTTCCTGGATATCAAGGAGGACCTCTTTTCCATGCTATAGCTGGAAAGGCAACAGGATTTTATGAAGCTTTGCAACCTTCTTTTAAAACCTACCAAGATCAAGTTGTAAAAAATGCAAAAGTTTTTGCAGATGAATTTATCAAGCTTGGAGCCAAAGTTATTTCAGGAGGAACTGACAACCATCTACTAATAGTTAATGTTTTTGACTCTTATGGAATTACTGGTAAAAAAGCTGAAAATATCTTAGGGAAAATCAACATAACAGTTAATAAAAATACTATTCCCTTTGATACAAACTCACCAATGGTTACTTCAGGAATAAGATTGGGAACTCCTGCTATGACCACAAGAGGTTTTAAAGAAAATGAATTTATTTTAATTGCAAGAATTATGGTTAAAGCTTTAAAAAATCCTGATGATCTTTCACTACATCAAGAGTTAAAAAATGAAGTTCTTGAAATAACTAAAAAATTCTCTCTACCATGATAG